In Ferrovum sp. PN-J185, a single genomic region encodes these proteins:
- a CDS encoding COG4705 family protein has product MLNNTNSLKAPEVTLLFWIIKVCITTLGETAGDTLSMSLGLGYLTSTIIFACLFLLLVNVQVMYKKFNSYLYWSVIIATTTVGTTLADFVDRALNIGYLGGTSIIATLLSLSLIIWYYKEKEISINIFHNQRSEWFYWITIVFSQTLGTALGDWSADTIGLGFSNGILLFGSLIIVLATLNNYSFLSKTVLFWGTFILTRPFGAVLGDYLDKPIISGGLSLDRMYLSSGLFIIVILLVYVSNLRKAH; this is encoded by the coding sequence ATGTTAAACAATACAAATTCGTTAAAAGCTCCTGAAGTTACTTTATTGTTTTGGATTATCAAAGTTTGTATCACTACGTTGGGAGAAACTGCAGGCGATACCTTATCTATGTCATTGGGATTAGGTTATTTAACAAGTACTATTATTTTTGCTTGCCTATTCCTACTACTAGTAAATGTTCAGGTAATGTATAAGAAGTTTAATTCTTATCTTTATTGGTCTGTTATTATTGCAACGACAACGGTTGGAACAACATTAGCTGATTTTGTGGATAGAGCTTTAAATATTGGCTATCTTGGCGGTACAAGTATCATCGCAACTTTATTATCTCTGAGTCTTATTATTTGGTATTACAAAGAAAAAGAAATTTCAATTAATATATTTCATAATCAACGTTCTGAATGGTTTTATTGGATAACGATAGTTTTTTCACAAACTCTTGGAACCGCATTAGGCGACTGGAGTGCTGACACAATAGGACTTGGTTTTTCTAATGGAATTCTTTTATTTGGTTCTCTAATAATTGTCTTAGCCACTTTAAATAACTACTCTTTTCTCTCTAAAACAGTTTTATTTTGGGGAACATTTATACTAACAAGACCTTTTGGCGCTGTATTAGGGGATTATCTAGACAAACCAATCATTAGCGGTGGGCTCTCGCTAGATAGAATGTATCTATCTAGCGGCTTATTCATTATAGTTATACTATTAGTTTACGTCTCAAATTTAAGAAAGGCTCATTGA
- a CDS encoding DUF4156 domain-containing protein: MKNLTSKIFTPLLLVSILTACSNSFISEKYGADEVRMLYPNQVTNCEFKGKTRVTVMYKIGFIDRDQTAIQQNLIKLARNNAVDMHGNVITTTEVPVDGQQSFNVYFCKDQ, encoded by the coding sequence ATGAAAAATTTAACCAGCAAAATATTCACACCTTTACTCTTGGTTTCTATTTTAACTGCCTGTTCCAATAGTTTTATTTCTGAAAAATATGGTGCGGATGAGGTTCGTATGCTCTATCCTAATCAAGTTACAAATTGTGAATTTAAAGGGAAAACTCGAGTTACGGTGATGTATAAAATAGGATTTATCGACCGCGACCAAACTGCTATTCAACAAAATTTAATTAAATTAGCTCGAAACAACGCAGTTGATATGCATGGGAACGTCATCACAACGACAGAAGTTCCTGTAGACGGCCAACAATCTTTTAATGTTTATTTTTGTAAAGATCAATGA
- a CDS encoding acetate/propionate family kinase, with protein MGTQKQSVLSVNVGSSSIKFAIYRVENNKIDLRLVKGKFDNLIANQHTQLSWQCNRTTDVDELFIPENTDKFDYALEILTKRIQREFPDLLITIISHRIVHGGNKYSQSVILNETVFKDIKSYVPLAPLHQPHNIDGISIFKKYFPSAIHVVCFDTAFHHTMSEIEKTYAIPLSLKQTGIIRYGFHGLSYQYLCQTLSDLTTAILGKSILMHLGNGASICACINKTSIATSMGFSTLDGLIMGTRCGSIDPGVLTYLLHNGWSLEQLEDMLYNNSGLKGVSGISSNMKELRESPTKEASFAIELFSHEIIKHFGSLYALLNGLDVIVFSGGIGEHDAQLRNTILERLSFLNVVIDIEKNNYYRGEQPEKISSEMSKVEVWVVPTDEEYVAATEALNTIFY; from the coding sequence ATGGGAACACAAAAACAATCTGTTTTATCGGTTAACGTCGGCTCTTCATCAATTAAATTTGCTATATATAGAGTAGAAAATAACAAAATAGATTTAAGATTAGTGAAAGGTAAATTTGACAATCTAATAGCGAATCAACATACACAATTAAGCTGGCAATGTAATAGGACAACTGATGTAGATGAGTTGTTTATTCCTGAAAATACAGATAAATTTGATTATGCCCTTGAAATATTAACAAAAAGGATACAAAGAGAATTTCCTGATCTACTTATTACTATAATAAGCCATAGAATAGTGCATGGTGGAAACAAATACAGTCAGTCCGTTATCCTTAATGAGACTGTATTCAAAGATATTAAAAGTTATGTGCCACTTGCACCATTACATCAACCTCATAATATTGACGGAATTAGTATTTTTAAAAAATACTTTCCTAGTGCTATACACGTAGTATGTTTTGATACGGCATTTCATCATACTATGTCAGAAATAGAAAAAACCTACGCAATTCCACTCTCATTAAAACAAACAGGGATTATTCGGTATGGCTTTCATGGTTTATCATACCAGTACCTCTGTCAGACACTAAGTGATTTGACTACTGCTATATTAGGTAAAAGTATTCTAATGCATTTAGGAAATGGGGCGAGTATTTGTGCGTGTATCAACAAAACCAGTATTGCCACTTCAATGGGATTTAGTACGTTAGACGGTCTGATAATGGGTACTCGTTGTGGTTCAATTGACCCAGGAGTATTAACATATTTACTTCATAATGGGTGGTCTTTGGAGCAACTGGAGGATATGCTATATAACAACTCTGGTTTAAAGGGAGTCTCTGGTATTTCCTCCAATATGAAAGAGTTACGTGAATCCCCCACTAAAGAAGCTTCTTTCGCAATAGAATTATTTTCTCATGAAATTATCAAGCATTTTGGTTCTCTGTACGCCTTATTAAATGGTTTAGATGTGATTGTATTTAGCGGAGGAATTGGAGAGCATGATGCACAACTTCGAAATACTATCTTAGAGAGGTTGTCCTTTTTAAATGTAGTAATTGATATCGAAAAAAATAATTATTATCGAGGTGAACAACCAGAAAAAATTAGTTCTGAAATGAGTAAAGTTGAAGTTTGGGTAGTCCCTACCGATGAAGAGTATGTGGCTGCTACAGAAGCATTAAATACTATTTTTTATTAA
- a CDS encoding bifunctional enoyl-CoA hydratase/phosphate acetyltransferase codes for MNIDLDDEYIENIIFDEITIGQTGRLVRTLTLQDIQAFAAVSGDTNPAHLDPKFADSYMYHQLIGHGMWSGSLISTLLGTILPGPGTIYHDQSLHFKKPVKLGDTLTVIVTVKAKDELKKLVTFDCHIRNQQDELVISGEAKVIAPVNKIRQPKIQLPQIHLFDPGQRIKEFIDMAKGLEPVRCGVVHPCDKESLTGLFIAAEKNLIYPVLIGSLNKIKQIAEETQIDISQFEIVDTPHSHAAADIAAKMAEEGKLEALMKGSLHTDELMHAVLQSKNLRTKRRVSHIFRFEVPLYDKPILISDAALNIKPTLLEKRDIVQNAIELSHILRCENPKVAILSAVETVNPDIPSTVEAAALCKMADRGQITGGVLDGPLAFDNAVSLEAKRIKHITSQVAGQADVLIVPDLESGNMLSKQLEYLAGAISSGVVLGCKIPIALTSRADGPATRMASAVLAKLVAHHYRVNKP; via the coding sequence GTGAATATAGATCTTGATGACGAGTATATAGAGAATATAATATTTGATGAAATTACTATTGGTCAAACGGGAAGGTTAGTTCGTACTTTAACTCTGCAAGATATTCAAGCATTCGCAGCAGTATCCGGCGATACAAATCCAGCTCATTTAGATCCAAAGTTCGCAGATTCCTACATGTATCATCAGTTAATTGGTCACGGTATGTGGAGTGGGTCTCTTATATCTACTCTACTAGGTACCATTTTACCTGGTCCTGGGACAATATATCACGATCAATCTCTACATTTTAAAAAACCAGTTAAATTAGGCGACACACTAACTGTAATAGTTACAGTAAAAGCCAAGGATGAATTAAAAAAGTTAGTGACATTTGATTGTCATATAAGAAATCAACAAGATGAGTTAGTTATTTCTGGTGAAGCCAAAGTCATAGCTCCAGTTAATAAAATCAGACAGCCTAAAATACAATTACCGCAAATACACCTTTTCGATCCTGGTCAACGTATTAAAGAATTTATAGATATGGCAAAGGGATTAGAGCCCGTTAGATGTGGAGTTGTACATCCTTGTGATAAAGAGTCGTTAACGGGACTATTTATTGCCGCAGAAAAAAATTTAATTTATCCAGTTCTTATTGGTTCATTAAACAAAATAAAACAAATTGCAGAAGAAACACAAATTGATATATCTCAATTTGAAATAGTTGATACACCACATAGTCATGCTGCAGCAGATATTGCAGCAAAAATGGCAGAGGAAGGCAAACTTGAGGCCTTAATGAAAGGAAGTTTACATACAGATGAACTTATGCATGCTGTTTTACAAAGTAAGAATTTGAGAACAAAGAGGAGAGTCTCGCATATATTTCGTTTTGAAGTACCTTTGTATGATAAGCCTATTCTAATATCTGATGCGGCGCTAAATATAAAACCTACCTTATTAGAAAAAAGAGATATTGTCCAAAATGCGATAGAGCTATCTCACATTTTAAGATGTGAGAATCCGAAGGTTGCGATACTTTCAGCGGTCGAGACAGTAAATCCTGACATACCATCAACAGTCGAAGCTGCTGCATTATGTAAAATGGCTGATCGAGGTCAAATAACGGGTGGAGTACTTGATGGTCCGTTAGCATTTGATAATGCTGTATCGCTAGAAGCCAAGAGAATAAAGCACATCACTTCTCAAGTTGCTGGACAAGCAGATGTTCTTATTGTCCCCGATCTAGAGTCTGGCAATATGTTAAGTAAACAATTAGAGTATCTTGCCGGAGCAATTTCATCAGGAGTTGTTCTTGGATGTAAAATTCCAATTGCATTAACAAGTCGCGCTGATGGTCCTGCTACAAGAATGGCTTCAGCAGTGTTGGCTAAATTAGTGGCACATCATTATCGAGTTAATAAGCCATAA
- a CDS encoding sterol desaturase family protein, with protein sequence MFIYASTGIAITTIIGDHLFNQNKFSLFKYLNINFLYHLPPILQGLAGYFIITFIVYWWYRFRHYSNFLWTTFHQVHHSTYRIQALTAIYSHPFDFAATAVIVNFISYIVLGVDTRSAVFVSVITNFFDFWEHTNIRTPKWLGYIIVRPEMHRIHHEKEVHNNNYSIPIWDMLFGTYENSGRNVECGFEINKERQIIKLLTCHNVNKN encoded by the coding sequence TTGTTCATATATGCATCCACTGGTATTGCGATAACGACAATAATTGGTGATCATCTCTTTAATCAAAATAAATTTTCTTTATTTAAATATTTAAATATTAATTTTCTCTATCACTTACCTCCAATTCTTCAAGGTCTAGCTGGCTATTTTATTATCACCTTTATTGTCTATTGGTGGTATAGATTTCGACACTACTCAAATTTTTTATGGACAACATTCCATCAAGTACATCACAGTACATATCGCATTCAAGCCCTAACCGCAATCTATTCGCATCCATTTGATTTTGCTGCTACAGCGGTTATCGTTAACTTTATTTCATATATAGTGCTAGGTGTAGATACACGATCTGCTGTATTCGTCTCTGTCATCACAAATTTCTTTGATTTCTGGGAACATACCAATATAAGAACGCCAAAATGGCTTGGTTATATCATCGTAAGGCCAGAAATGCATCGTATACATCATGAAAAAGAAGTTCACAATAACAATTACAGTATTCCTATTTGGGATATGTTATTTGGTACCTATGAAAATTCAGGTAGAAATGTTGAATGTGGTTTTGAAATAAACAAAGAAAGGCAAATAATTAAATTACTTACTTGCCATAATGTGAATAAAAATTAA
- a CDS encoding copper chaperone PCu(A)C, producing the protein MMKKVLITFILLLITLNGFANTINNIVVVDAYARETAKGQDVGAVYISLKNKGNKTVKFIGASTPIANTAQIHSMKMNNNISSMKHEQFLEVPANGELKLLPGESHIMLMGLKSPLIKGQTFPLNLHFEGLQDLKIEVPIKSINVDEMKDMKM; encoded by the coding sequence ATGATGAAAAAAGTATTAATCACTTTTATATTACTGTTAATAACGTTGAATGGTTTTGCTAACACAATTAACAATATAGTTGTAGTCGATGCATATGCTAGAGAGACAGCTAAAGGACAAGATGTCGGCGCCGTATATATAAGTTTAAAAAATAAAGGAAATAAGACTGTTAAGTTTATAGGTGCAAGCACACCAATTGCTAATACAGCACAAATTCATTCTATGAAAATGAATAACAATATTTCATCTATGAAACACGAACAGTTTTTAGAAGTACCAGCAAATGGTGAGCTAAAATTGTTGCCTGGAGAAAGTCATATTATGTTAATGGGTTTGAAATCACCACTAATAAAAGGACAAACATTTCCACTTAATTTACATTTTGAAGGTCTGCAAGACTTAAAGATTGAAGTACCTATTAAGTCAATAAATGTTGATGAAATGAAAGATATGAAAATGTAA
- a CDS encoding TlpA disulfide reductase family protein: MRNLILILVLYCVITNIYASDEGEKAPTFNAKLFSGQEVDNNTYRNQVLLINFWASWCEPCRNELPAIAEYEKRHFQDGFRVLSISMDDKSDLSKAQNIIKQFGFDNASIHNSDFQSFGRVWRIPLSYLIDRNGMIVKSEWYTNDGFTVNLLEKNVTPLLKR, encoded by the coding sequence ATGAGAAACCTAATATTAATATTAGTTTTATATTGTGTTATTACCAATATATATGCATCAGACGAAGGTGAGAAGGCGCCAACTTTTAATGCAAAACTATTTTCGGGGCAGGAGGTAGATAATAATACTTATCGTAATCAAGTATTACTAATTAATTTTTGGGCTTCATGGTGTGAGCCTTGTAGAAATGAATTGCCAGCTATTGCTGAATATGAGAAGAGACATTTCCAAGATGGATTTCGAGTATTATCGATTAGTATGGACGACAAGTCTGACTTATCAAAAGCACAAAATATCATAAAGCAATTTGGTTTTGACAATGCCTCAATACATAATTCAGACTTCCAGAGTTTTGGAAGAGTATGGCGTATTCCATTAAGTTATCTAATCGATAGGAATGGGATGATAGTAAAATCAGAATGGTACACTAACGATGGTTTTACTGTTAATTTACTAGAGAAAAATGTAACACCTCTATTAAAAAGATAA